The Methanobacteriaceae archaeon genome includes a region encoding these proteins:
- a CDS encoding DNA-directed DNA polymerase II small subunit, translating to MSTNKILLKFAKKGINLSPEAYENVMNAEDPLNYASSLIVKLKSDKFSSKDLVSVSGEMIDEINGVKKQEPVNQKTLTPEETPEPEIKKEVKTIPKTPEVKKEVDTPKEITKTPETPKDAETQTPPKKASIDDLKKESDTPEKYINKEILEASETIKDEKIKFKRNQQKTNVTYDFKIIQDTSKKSYTSGELENLISYFKSRYEKLANILSKRPELRNYTKVADIDDSQENLSLILMVREIRTSKNGHKIIEFEDDTGTISILFSHNNEELFAEAEKLVKDEVVGVIANKSDDKGFAFGQQIIDPGVLRIPDKEMDFGIVFLSDVHIGSLTFLEEAFQRFIDWINCEFGSEEQRRIAEDVKYLVIGGDIVDGIGVYPNQDKELAIKDITEQYNEAARLLGNIRSDIKIIIAPGNHDASRVAEPQPAVPEEYAKALYELDNVEFISNPGVVSLDGINVLIYHGRSFDDLVMAVKEFTHERNDLLMEELLKKRHLAPIYGERTPLASELEDYLVIDEVPDIFHTGHVHINTYRKFKGIHLINSGTFQTQTEFQKIYNIEPTPAEVPVIHKGKYKHLKFV from the coding sequence ATGTCAACTAATAAAATTCTATTAAAATTTGCAAAAAAAGGAATCAACCTATCACCTGAAGCATATGAAAATGTCATGAATGCTGAAGATCCTTTAAACTATGCATCATCATTAATTGTTAAATTAAAAAGTGACAAATTCTCATCAAAAGACTTGGTATCTGTTAGTGGTGAAATGATTGATGAGATTAATGGTGTTAAAAAACAAGAACCTGTTAATCAAAAAACATTAACACCAGAAGAAACTCCTGAACCTGAAATAAAAAAAGAAGTAAAAACAATACCTAAAACACCAGAAGTTAAAAAAGAAGTTGACACTCCAAAAGAAATAACAAAAACACCTGAAACACCAAAAGATGCTGAAACACAAACACCACCTAAAAAAGCAAGTATTGATGATTTAAAAAAGGAAAGTGATACTCCTGAAAAATACATCAACAAGGAAATTTTAGAAGCATCTGAAACTATTAAAGATGAAAAAATTAAATTCAAAAGAAATCAGCAAAAAACCAATGTTACTTATGATTTTAAAATCATACAGGATACTTCTAAAAAATCATATACAAGCGGAGAGCTTGAAAACCTCATTTCATACTTTAAAAGCAGATATGAAAAACTAGCTAATATCCTATCAAAAAGACCTGAACTTAGAAACTATACTAAAGTTGCAGATATTGATGATTCACAGGAAAATTTATCTTTAATTTTAATGGTTCGTGAAATAAGAACCAGTAAAAATGGACACAAAATCATTGAATTTGAAGATGATACTGGAACAATTTCAATTTTATTCTCACACAATAATGAAGAGTTGTTTGCAGAAGCTGAAAAACTTGTAAAAGATGAAGTTGTCGGTGTTATTGCAAATAAAAGTGATGATAAAGGATTTGCTTTTGGTCAGCAAATTATCGATCCAGGTGTTTTAAGAATTCCTGATAAAGAAATGGACTTTGGAATAGTATTTTTGTCTGATGTTCACATTGGAAGTTTAACATTCCTTGAAGAGGCTTTCCAAAGATTTATTGACTGGATCAACTGTGAATTTGGTTCTGAAGAACAAAGAAGAATTGCAGAAGACGTTAAGTATCTTGTAATTGGTGGAGATATTGTGGATGGTATTGGTGTATATCCAAACCAAGACAAAGAATTAGCAATTAAAGATATTACAGAACAATATAACGAAGCTGCTAGACTTTTAGGAAACATCAGAAGTGATATTAAAATTATTATTGCTCCTGGAAACCACGACGCATCTAGAGTGGCAGAACCACAGCCTGCTGTACCTGAAGAATATGCAAAAGCACTCTATGAGCTTGACAATGTAGAATTTATTTCAAATCCAGGTGTAGTGTCTCTTGATGGAATTAATGTTTTAATTTACCACGGACGTAGTTTTGACGATTTGGTAATGGCTGTAAAAGAGTTTACTCACGAAAGAAATGATTTGTTAATGGAAGAATTATTAAAGAAAAGACACTTAGCTCCAATTTACGGAGAAAGAACACCATTAGCATCAGAACTTGAAGATTATTTAGTAATTGATGAAGTGCCAGATATATTCCATACAGGTCACGTTCACATTAACACTTATAGAAAATTCAAAGGTATTCATTTAATTAATTCAGGAACATTCCAGACTCAAACTGAGTTCCAGAAAATTTATAACATTGAACCAACCCCTGCAGAAGTTCCTGTAATTCATAAAGGAAAATATAAGCACTTAAAATTTGTTTAA
- a CDS encoding cobalt-precorrin 5A hydrolase, translated as MKIAIISVSNKGQEVAINLKEKLDGDSTIIKVDLYHKNVKHHFPVLFYEYDAVIAIMASGILIRSIAPLIESKVTDPAVLNIDDNANFVISTLSGHLGGANKLTNKVAKLIDATPVITTSTDVNKKLGIDVLANNLYLSIDNPKEILFFNKSILNGKQITFAINPNKNVDYLLEYLDNVTLEIDVSFSYLEDINTDEIHVLLDDHKIILKERRIVAGIGCRRGKECSKIYDGLMDSINKLNISKSRINMLSSAEIKKDEQGILELSEKLDIPVNFVELEKLKLFESNDIKKSEFVYSKFGIYGVCEPSALITAGFDSKLIYKKTSYDGVTISVAISK; from the coding sequence ATGAAAATAGCAATTATTTCTGTTTCAAATAAAGGTCAAGAAGTAGCAATAAACCTAAAAGAAAAATTGGATGGTGATTCAACAATAATTAAAGTTGATTTATATCACAAAAATGTTAAACATCATTTTCCAGTTTTATTTTATGAATATGATGCAGTAATTGCAATTATGGCTTCTGGAATTTTAATTAGATCAATTGCACCTTTAATTGAATCTAAAGTCACAGATCCTGCTGTTTTAAATATTGATGATAATGCTAACTTTGTTATTTCAACTTTATCAGGTCATCTTGGTGGTGCTAATAAATTAACAAACAAAGTTGCAAAATTAATTGATGCAACACCTGTTATTACCACTTCGACCGATGTTAATAAAAAGTTAGGTATCGATGTATTGGCAAATAATTTATACTTATCAATTGACAATCCAAAAGAAATACTGTTTTTTAACAAATCTATATTGAATGGAAAACAAATTACATTCGCTATAAATCCTAATAAGAATGTTGATTATTTATTAGAATATTTAGATAACGTTACACTTGAAATTGATGTCTCATTTTCTTACTTAGAAGATATAAATACAGATGAAATTCATGTTCTATTGGATGATCATAAAATTATTTTAAAAGAAAGACGTATTGTTGCTGGAATAGGTTGTAGACGTGGAAAAGAGTGCAGTAAGATTTATGATGGTCTTATGGATTCAATTAATAAATTAAATATTTCAAAATCAAGAATCAACATGTTGTCTTCAGCTGAAATAAAAAAAGACGAGCAAGGTATTTTGGAACTTTCTGAAAAATTAGATATTCCAGTTAACTTTGTTGAATTGGAAAAATTAAAGCTTTTTGAATCAAATGATATTAAAAAATCAGAGTTTGTATATTCAAAATTCGGAATTTATGGTGTTTGTGAACCTTCAGCATTAATTACAGCTGGTTTTGATTCAAAATTAATATATAAAAAGACTTCGTATGATGGTGTTACAATTTCAGTTGCAATATCAAAATAA
- a CDS encoding potassium channel family protein — MKNMSELMVDLAYSAVLFNSKAAAEEVITLENEVNAMNYEIKKESLVAARSYEDAEKLTALIEIAEAAESMANAAKDLADLVITGFKPHPVFKMVMEESDKSIVRVTIDDSSELANNTLGDLLLVNRTGMRVIAIRRGVSWIYGPDKNTMLLANDVLILKGTDEGAELLEKLASGACSFEDIPEELEDEE; from the coding sequence ATGAAAAATATGTCGGAACTTATGGTCGACTTAGCATATTCTGCAGTTTTATTTAACAGTAAAGCAGCTGCAGAAGAAGTTATTACACTTGAAAATGAAGTCAATGCAATGAACTATGAGATTAAAAAAGAATCATTGGTAGCAGCACGTTCATATGAGGATGCTGAAAAATTAACTGCTTTAATTGAAATTGCAGAAGCTGCAGAATCAATGGCAAATGCTGCAAAAGATTTAGCTGATTTAGTAATAACTGGTTTTAAACCACATCCAGTATTTAAAATGGTAATGGAAGAATCTGATAAAAGTATTGTTAGAGTCACAATTGATGATTCATCAGAATTAGCAAATAATACTTTAGGTGATTTACTTTTAGTAAACCGTACAGGTATGAGAGTAATTGCTATTAGAAGAGGTGTATCCTGGATTTATGGTCCTGATAAAAACACCATGCTTTTAGCTAACGATGTATTAATTTTAAAAGGTACTGATGAAGGTGCTGAATTATTAGAAAAACTTGCTTCAGGTGCTTGCTCATTTGAAGACATTCCAGAAGAATTAGAAGACGAAGAGTGA
- a CDS encoding class II aldolase/adducin family protein, with protein sequence MKKHINEIINVSNEIYNKGLVSGKAGNISKRIKASTGDIVAITPTLKSLSDLREEDIVLVDMDGNLLTKGKPSSEVGMHLEIYKKRDDVNAIVHTHSTYATGFAFSNKNLKRLEGFGEIKNPYVASIEYAKPGTVELAKNAGEDIKNEDVLILKNHGVICVSDDLNEAKLLAVFVEESAKTQFVTYMLNSVED encoded by the coding sequence ATGAAAAAACATATTAACGAAATCATTAATGTTTCAAATGAAATTTATAACAAAGGATTAGTTTCTGGAAAAGCTGGAAACATCAGTAAAAGAATTAAAGCAAGTACTGGAGATATTGTTGCTATTACTCCAACTTTAAAATCATTATCTGATTTAAGAGAAGAAGATATTGTATTAGTCGATATGGATGGTAATTTATTAACAAAAGGAAAACCATCTTCTGAAGTTGGAATGCATTTAGAAATCTACAAAAAAAGAGACGATGTGAATGCAATCGTTCATACTCACTCAACTTATGCAACAGGATTTGCTTTTTCTAATAAAAATCTCAAAAGACTAGAAGGTTTTGGAGAAATAAAAAATCCATATGTAGCTTCAATTGAATATGCTAAACCTGGAACTGTAGAATTAGCTAAAAATGCTGGTGAAGACATAAAAAATGAAGATGTGTTAATTTTAAAAAATCATGGTGTAATTTGCGTTAGTGATGATTTGAATGAAGCAAAGTTATTAGCAGTTTTCGTTGAAGAAAGTGCTAAAACTCAGTTTGTAACTTATATGTTAAATTCAGTAGAAGATTAG
- a CDS encoding magnesium transporter yields MKDQQKKIRTSLSTRASNFYDVNNHVIKEGLIALLICAAGDLIAGIILGRMTFFLETFPGLLVVIPGAIGMRGNIFGSFASRLSTSLHIGLISPEFEFSEYLNYNIFSSFVLTLILSVFLGIVGKLFCLILHCPSMDLIDFILICVIAGIISNLIMLPITMFISFKSFENGWDPDNVTSPIIAGFGDLFTLPAIIASIFILHAINFNLIFKDIIFIVMLIAISIGFIHCYRLSDESKTILKQSTPILLLCSFLGGSAGGILNSSVETLLTNPSLLTLIPLFSGESGSLISILGAKLSSGLHSGLVEPLSRPKGEAVNDFKICFVLAIIVFPLIGILAEASSISFGTIGVGFDKIIPISLISGIILVSIMVFVVYYISAISYNRNLDPDNIVIPVSASVTDLISSLILISVSLFILSIFI; encoded by the coding sequence ATGAAGGATCAACAGAAGAAGATTCGCACTTCACTATCTACCCGCGCATCTAATTTTTACGATGTAAATAATCATGTAATAAAAGAAGGATTAATCGCTCTTTTAATTTGTGCTGCTGGAGATTTAATAGCAGGTATTATATTAGGTAGAATGACCTTTTTCCTTGAAACATTTCCAGGTTTATTAGTTGTTATTCCTGGTGCTATTGGAATGAGAGGAAATATTTTTGGCTCTTTTGCTTCAAGATTATCTACCAGTTTACATATCGGGTTAATATCTCCTGAGTTTGAATTTTCAGAATATTTAAATTATAATATATTCTCTTCATTTGTATTGACCTTGATTTTATCAGTATTTTTGGGTATTGTAGGTAAACTATTCTGTTTAATATTACACTGCCCATCAATGGATTTAATTGACTTTATTTTAATCTGTGTAATTGCAGGTATTATTTCAAATTTAATAATGCTTCCAATTACAATGTTTATATCATTTAAAAGCTTTGAAAACGGTTGGGACCCAGATAATGTCACAAGTCCAATTATTGCAGGATTTGGAGATTTATTTACCCTTCCAGCTATTATTGCTTCAATTTTTATTCTTCATGCAATTAATTTTAATTTAATATTTAAGGATATAATTTTTATTGTAATGTTAATTGCTATTTCAATAGGATTTATTCATTGTTACAGATTGTCTGATGAAAGTAAAACCATTTTAAAACAATCTACTCCAATATTGCTCTTATGTTCCTTTTTAGGAGGTTCAGCTGGAGGAATTTTGAATAGTTCAGTTGAAACATTACTTACAAATCCTAGTTTACTTACATTAATACCTCTCTTTTCAGGAGAAAGTGGAAGTTTAATTAGTATTTTAGGTGCTAAACTATCTTCCGGTCTTCACTCTGGTTTGGTAGAACCACTATCAAGACCGAAAGGAGAAGCAGTTAATGATTTCAAAATCTGCTTTGTTTTAGCTATTATTGTATTTCCGTTGATTGGAATTCTTGCTGAGGCATCATCAATTTCATTTGGAACAATTGGTGTTGGTTTTGATAAAATTATTCCTATTAGTTTAATTTCAGGAATTATTCTCGTTTCAATAATGGTATTTGTTGTTTATTATATCTCAGCAATCTCATATAATCGTAATTTAGATCCGGATAATATTGTAATTCCAGTTTCAGCTAGTGTAACAGATTTAATCTCCAGTTTGATTTTAATTTCTGTATCCTTGTTTATATTATCCATTTTTATCTAA
- a CDS encoding Zn-ribbon domain-containing OB-fold protein — protein sequence MSDTVRTWRHIQQRYNLIGTKCNTCGELFFPSRVVCPNCRRKGDLEPFQFSGKGKIYTYSVIRSAPDDFKNLAPYVVAVIELEEGAKLTSQLVDCDVDNIEIGDDVEMVFRKIREDGEDGVISYGYKFKVVK from the coding sequence ATGTCAGATACTGTAAGAACATGGCGTCATATTCAACAAAGATACAACCTTATTGGAACTAAATGTAACACCTGTGGAGAATTATTTTTCCCATCTCGTGTAGTTTGTCCTAACTGTAGGAGAAAAGGTGACCTTGAACCTTTCCAATTCTCAGGAAAAGGTAAAATTTACACTTACTCAGTAATTAGATCCGCACCAGATGATTTCAAAAACTTAGCTCCTTATGTAGTAGCTGTTATTGAACTTGAAGAAGGTGCAAAATTAACTTCACAACTTGTTGATTGTGATGTCGATAATATTGAAATCGGCGATGACGTAGAAATGGTATTTAGAAAAATAAGAGAGGATGGAGAAGACGGAGTTATTTCCTATGGATATAAATTCAAAGTTGTTAAATAA
- the cobJ gene encoding precorrin-3B C(17)-methyltransferase, which produces MINVIGIGQNRENMTLGALKAIEESDVVIGYKKYINQIEDLIQDKEVIKKGMGDEIARAEFAIQKSLEGKTVSLISSGDPGVFGMANVLYQIVSKYDDVEIKVYPGVSALNYASSHLGAPLNDFAAISLSNILTPLSEIEKKLEYALKANLIIAIYNPISKTRKEPFRRFKQCVLDIKGEDTLIGIIDSTYEPPKTTIVKVKDLTEDIVNMSCTLIVGNDLTYVQEGKLVTPRGYVIRFNIHELSQNHYEKFLNGEIAHGPNRECEYYPCHYDGQYCDFCYCPFYPCGDSSTGGEWIKGKGIWNCKNCLWLHDKESVECLRQPLENILEDVEDLKSKKKSLLKLRRACLLKNNPNDI; this is translated from the coding sequence ATGATTAATGTAATCGGTATTGGTCAAAATAGAGAAAATATGACTTTAGGAGCCCTCAAGGCTATTGAAGAGTCTGATGTTGTTATTGGTTATAAAAAATATATTAACCAAATTGAAGACTTAATTCAAGATAAGGAAGTCATTAAAAAAGGAATGGGCGATGAAATAGCTAGAGCTGAATTTGCTATTCAAAAAAGCTTAGAAGGTAAAACAGTTTCTCTAATCAGTTCTGGAGACCCTGGAGTCTTTGGAATGGCCAATGTTTTATATCAAATTGTCAGCAAATATGATGATGTTGAAATAAAAGTCTATCCTGGTGTTTCTGCTCTTAATTATGCTTCCAGTCATTTGGGAGCTCCTTTAAATGACTTTGCAGCTATTAGTTTAAGTAATATTTTAACTCCACTTTCAGAAATTGAAAAAAAGTTGGAATATGCTCTTAAAGCTAATTTAATTATTGCAATTTATAATCCTATAAGTAAAACACGTAAAGAACCTTTTAGAAGGTTTAAACAATGTGTTTTAGATATTAAAGGTGAAGATACATTAATTGGTATTATTGATAGTACCTATGAACCACCAAAAACAACTATTGTCAAAGTTAAGGATTTAACTGAAGATATTGTCAATATGTCCTGCACATTAATCGTTGGAAATGATTTGACTTATGTTCAAGAAGGAAAACTTGTAACACCTAGAGGATATGTAATTAGATTTAACATTCATGAATTGTCACAAAATCATTATGAAAAATTCTTAAATGGCGAAATTGCACACGGTCCAAATAGAGAATGTGAATATTATCCATGTCACTATGACGGACAGTATTGTGATTTCTGTTACTGTCCATTTTATCCGTGTGGAGATTCTTCAACCGGTGGAGAATGGATTAAAGGTAAAGGTATTTGGAATTGTAAGAATTGTCTTTGGTTACATGATAAAGAAAGTGTTGAATGCCTACGTCAACCTTTAGAAAACATCTTGGAAGATGTTGAAGATTTAAAATCAAAGAAAAAATCATTATTAAAACTTAGAAGGGCTTGTTTATTAAAAAATAATCCAAATGATATTTAG
- a CDS encoding Met repressor, whose amino-acid sequence MSDVSRTTINLPVDLKKELKKVAIDEDVTLSGLILKMINEGMESRKNNDNVSDEDTF is encoded by the coding sequence ATGTCAGATGTAAGTAGAACAACTATAAATCTTCCCGTTGATTTAAAAAAAGAATTAAAAAAAGTAGCTATTGACGAAGATGTCACATTATCCGGTTTAATCCTCAAAATGATTAATGAAGGAATGGAATCAAGAAAAAATAATGATAATGTTTCAGATGAAGATACATTCTAA
- a CDS encoding cobalamin biosynthesis protein, whose product MIKNNELINNILFSNVNDLVSFKLFLFIIIAFLFSVAIDVVLGELPGKIHPVVMMGNVISFFKKHLIQFRTRLSGFGLVFTTSITTSVLLLIIYLIIKNNLILLFLIFSIILSSTFSIKMLLQTAIDVRDDLNTDIDKARQSVSYLVSRNTDELTESFIVSAVIESLTENITDSYVAPVFYYFIFALIVLFWPVSFHVYLLLLVPVLYRLSNTQDAMLGYTTDELIKIGYCPAKIDDILNYIPSRIAGLCVVVSAFLLGLDWKQSFNVMMRDARNCPSPNSGYTMATTAGALNIQLIKKDTYILGDNNKDIDADDITKAVNLSKLSIILFTLFIIILFTLIYVIL is encoded by the coding sequence ATGATAAAAAATAATGAATTAATAAATAATATATTATTTTCAAATGTAAACGATCTTGTTTCATTTAAGTTATTTTTATTCATTATTATAGCTTTTTTATTTTCAGTTGCAATTGATGTGGTGCTTGGTGAGCTTCCAGGAAAAATTCATCCTGTCGTAATGATGGGTAATGTAATTAGTTTTTTTAAAAAACATTTAATTCAATTTAGAACAAGATTATCTGGGTTTGGTTTAGTTTTTACTACCAGTATCACTACAAGTGTATTATTATTAATTATTTATTTAATTATAAAAAATAATTTAATATTATTATTTTTAATATTTTCAATTATATTATCATCAACATTTTCAATCAAAATGCTTTTACAAACTGCAATTGATGTTCGTGATGATCTTAACACTGATATTGACAAAGCAAGACAATCTGTATCATATTTGGTAAGTAGAAATACTGATGAGTTAACAGAAAGTTTCATTGTCTCAGCAGTGATTGAAAGTTTAACTGAAAATATAACAGATTCGTACGTAGCACCTGTTTTTTACTATTTTATATTTGCTTTAATTGTGTTGTTTTGGCCAGTATCATTTCATGTGTATCTTTTATTACTTGTACCTGTTTTATACAGACTTTCAAATACACAGGATGCTATGCTTGGATATACAACTGATGAACTCATTAAAATTGGATATTGTCCTGCAAAAATTGATGATATATTAAATTATATTCCTTCAAGAATTGCAGGTTTATGTGTTGTTGTTTCTGCATTTTTATTAGGATTGGATTGGAAGCAAAGTTTTAACGTAATGATGAGAGATGCTAGAAATTGTCCATCTCCTAATTCAGGTTACACAATGGCAACAACCGCAGGAGCATTGAATATTCAGCTGATAAAAAAAGATACCTATATTTTAGGAGATAACAATAAGGATATTGATGCTGATGATATTACAAAAGCTGTTAATTTATCTAAATTGTCAATAATATTATTTACATTATTTATAATTATTTTATTTACATTGATTTATGTGATTTTATGA
- a CDS encoding UPF0147 family protein — protein sequence MSGQIDEVCEILEYIADNNTVPRNIREAAGNSSTLLKDEEQDESVKISTVLGKLDEISNDPNIPVHARTLIWEVLSKLESI from the coding sequence ATGAGTGGTCAAATAGACGAAGTTTGTGAAATACTTGAATACATTGCTGATAATAACACTGTTCCTCGTAACATTAGAGAGGCAGCAGGAAATTCTAGTACCTTATTAAAAGATGAAGAACAAGACGAATCTGTAAAAATAAGTACTGTTTTAGGAAAATTAGACGAAATTAGTAATGATCCTAACATCCCAGTTCACGCAAGAACTTTAATTTGGGAAGTTTTATCTAAATTAGAATCAATCTAA
- a CDS encoding DUF2299 domain-containing protein: MISEETIKQWLLDEDMLLEMKYDESADFHFIIEFPKENIMDVVKPKDKDCIILACATQVSPEHTNLMMSSNPSVKKDFILDLNFGLNQFLVDYELQVQNDVLQQFIITDQIFEDGLTKNELVKTLKRIFKSKLHCIWLIDKKFGTISQPSNENDMFI; the protein is encoded by the coding sequence ATGATTAGTGAAGAAACAATTAAACAATGGTTACTTGACGAAGATATGCTTTTAGAAATGAAATATGATGAATCAGCTGATTTTCATTTTATTATTGAATTTCCAAAAGAAAATATTATGGATGTTGTAAAACCTAAAGATAAAGATTGTATTATCTTAGCATGTGCAACTCAAGTTTCACCTGAACATACTAATTTGATGATGTCTTCAAATCCAAGTGTTAAAAAAGATTTTATTTTAGACTTAAACTTTGGTTTAAACCAATTTTTAGTTGACTATGAACTTCAGGTTCAAAATGACGTGTTACAACAATTTATTATTACTGATCAAATCTTTGAAGATGGATTAACAAAAAATGAACTTGTAAAAACATTGAAAAGAATTTTCAAGTCAAAATTACACTGTATCTGGTTAATTGACAAAAAATTTGGCACTATTTCTCAGCCTTCAAATGAAAATGATATGTTCATTTAA
- a CDS encoding orc1/cdc6 family replication initiation protein yields MSNIFDELQNNNEGTLIFKDKKPLDHRWLPDNLVHREEQIRQIAKNWIDVLNDVTPSNVTLYGKTGTGKTATSKFAREQLMEVARKKKIFVKIEYIRCTDYTTEYQVIAKLCNQLGRDVPNRGWTKGEVVNTFRDIFKSSNAFGKKLQLIVILDEIDILLNKDGDGILYTLTRTDNVSVLCISNYLDFKNLIKPRVTSSLNDKEIVFPPYGATQLIDILNERAALSFNENVLADDVIPLCSAMAAKEEGDARYALDLLRNAGELAFDEDSDKVTTAHVRMAKDRIEHNKVIDIIKTLPLQQQRVLVSILNLTKQKEEITSGKLYETYTDLYKKDAVTYRRIFDFINELEMLGIISTNTISRGRGKGRTNIIKLQCDETLLESSLTVI; encoded by the coding sequence ATGTCAAATATTTTTGATGAATTACAAAATAATAATGAAGGGACATTAATATTTAAAGATAAAAAACCCTTGGATCACAGATGGTTACCTGATAATTTAGTACATAGGGAAGAACAGATTAGACAAATTGCAAAAAATTGGATTGATGTATTAAACGATGTTACACCTTCCAATGTTACTTTATATGGAAAAACTGGAACAGGTAAAACTGCAACTTCTAAATTTGCACGTGAACAGCTCATGGAAGTTGCTCGTAAAAAGAAAATCTTTGTTAAAATTGAATATATCAGATGTACTGATTATACTACTGAATATCAGGTTATTGCAAAATTATGTAACCAGCTTGGACGTGATGTTCCAAACCGTGGTTGGACAAAAGGTGAAGTTGTAAATACCTTTAGAGATATCTTCAAATCTAGTAATGCTTTTGGTAAAAAACTACAATTAATTGTTATTTTAGATGAGATTGATATTTTGCTTAATAAAGATGGGGATGGAATTTTATATACTCTTACTAGAACAGACAATGTTTCTGTACTATGTATCAGTAATTATTTAGATTTCAAAAATTTAATCAAACCTAGAGTAACTAGTAGTTTAAATGATAAAGAAATAGTATTTCCACCATATGGTGCAACTCAGTTAATTGATATATTAAATGAAAGGGCTGCATTATCTTTTAATGAAAATGTACTTGCAGATGATGTTATTCCATTATGTTCTGCAATGGCTGCTAAAGAAGAGGGTGATGCAAGATACGCTCTTGATTTACTTAGAAATGCAGGTGAATTAGCATTTGATGAAGATTCTGATAAAGTCACTACTGCTCATGTTAGAATGGCAAAAGACAGAATTGAACACAATAAGGTTATTGATATTATTAAAACTTTACCTCTTCAACAGCAAAGAGTTTTAGTTTCAATTTTAAATTTAACTAAACAAAAAGAAGAAATTACATCTGGTAAATTATATGAAACTTACACAGATTTATACAAAAAAGATGCTGTTACTTACAGAAGAATCTTTGATTTTATTAATGAACTTGAAATGTTAGGAATCATTTCCACAAACACTATTTCTCGTGGCCGTGGAAAAGGAAGAACTAACATTATAAAGTTACAATGTGATGAAACATTATTAGAATCATCCCTAACAGTTATTTAG